A DNA window from Camelina sativa cultivar DH55 chromosome 17, Cs, whole genome shotgun sequence contains the following coding sequences:
- the LOC109129889 gene encoding adenylate isopentenyltransferase 6, chloroplastic-like: MSGLFEQLSAYYDPIVDFRPILGVRKTIGVEEFDRYFRVYPRERNTGVWDLGRKAAYEEAVKGMKERTCLIVKKQKEKIIKLIRGGWEIKKLDAMGAIMAELNKSLTTLGEGRSSMEILQKDVVEESVKTVNSFLLGG; encoded by the coding sequence ATGTCTGGACTGTTCGAGCAGCTCAGCGCTTACTATGATCCTATAGTAGATTTTAGGCCCATACTTGGGGTTCGGAAGACTATAGGCGTAGAGGAGTTCGATCGGTACTTCAGAGTGTACCCGAGGGAGAGGAACACAGGAGTGTGGGACTTGGGAAGAAAGGCAGCCTACGAGGAGGCTGTTAAGGGCATGAAAGAAAGGACGTGTCTGATTgtgaagaagcagaaagagaaGATCATCAAGCTGATAAGAGGCGGTTGGGAGATCAAGAAGCTTGACGCTATGGGTGCTATTATGGCCGAGCTGAATAAGAGTTTAACAACATTGGGAGAAGGAAGGAGTAGCATGGAGATTTTGCAGAAGGACGTTGTGGAGGAAAGCGTCAAGACTGTGAACAGCTTCTTGCTAGGAGGgtag